A single Nostoc sp. PCC 7107 DNA region contains:
- a CDS encoding helix-turn-helix domain-containing protein — MDEAKILSLLGENLRRIRIEKGYSQEQLAALTGLDRTYISGIERGKRNVSLINLVKLARALDIPTKQIVDFDMEGNNV, encoded by the coding sequence ATGGACGAAGCTAAAATACTTTCTTTATTGGGTGAGAATCTTAGAAGAATCAGGATAGAAAAAGGTTATAGCCAAGAGCAACTTGCTGCTCTTACTGGTTTAGATCGAACCTATATAAGTGGCATAGAAAGAGGAAAAAGAAATGTTAGTTTAATAAATTTGGTTAAATTGGCTAGAGCGTTAGATATTCCCACTAAACAAATCGTGGATTTTGATATGGAGGGGAACAATGTCTAG